One genomic segment of Hevea brasiliensis isolate MT/VB/25A 57/8 chromosome 3, ASM3005281v1, whole genome shotgun sequence includes these proteins:
- the LOC110651214 gene encoding uncharacterized protein LOC110651214: MSKKLRGIGAEKSLSLEEQLAKINDIRKMIGPIADKLPAICSDASLSRYLRARNWNTKKAAKMLKETLKWRLEFKPEKIRWEDVTHEAQTGKVYKANYSDKKGRTVLVMRPGFQNTTALGGQIKHLVYCMENAIMTMNPDQEQMVWLIDFQRWTMGSISVKAARETAKILQNHYPERLGLAILYNPPKVFESFWTMVKPFIEPKTYKKVKFIYSNDLESQKTMEELFDMDKLDSEFGGKSSAGFDYEAYGQRMREEEKKVSDSNISGPSSPVLSVTMESQQSGSLAAAGRASDEDDSSSVDEATSNLEGLDEETQDQPSNCENVANDDAAEVVKE; the protein is encoded by the exons ATGTCCAAAAAGCTGCGAGGAATTGGAGCAGAGAAATCTTTGTCACTTGAGGAGCAGCTAGCTAAG ATCAATGATATTAGGAAGATGATAGGTCCTATTGCTGACAAGCTTCCAGCAATTTGTTCTGATGCATCACTATCAAGGTATCTCAGAGCAAGAAATTGGAATACAAAGAAGGCAGCCAAAATGTTGAAAGAAACGTTGAAGTGGAGGTTGGAATTCAAGCCTGAGAAGATCCGATGG GAAGATGTTACTCATGAAGCTCAAACTGGAAAAGTCTACAAAGCTAATTATTCTGACAAGAAGGGAAGGACTGTTCTTGTCATGAGACCTGGTTTTCAG AATACAACTGCATTAGGAGGACAGATCAAGCACTTGGTTTATTGTATGGAAAATGCCATAATGACTATGAATCCAGATCAAGAGCAAATGGTGTGGTTAATTGATTTTCAACGGTGGACAATGGGTAGCATATCAGTGAAGGCAGCTCGGGAAACAGCTAAAATATTGCAGAATCATTATCCTGAGCGACTGGGCCTTGCAATCCTCTACAATCCCCCCAAAGTCTTTGAGTCCTTCTGGACG ATGGTGAAACCATTCATTGAGCCCAAGACATACAAGAAAGTGAAGTTCATCTATTCTAATGACCTAGAGAGCCAAAAGACAATGGAAGAGTTATTTGATATGGATAAACTGGATTCTGAATTTGGGGGAAAAAGCTCAGCTGGTTTTGATTACGAAGCTTATGGGCAAAGGATGAGGGAGGAAGAGAAGAAAGTTTCTGATTCAAATATCTCTGGACCTTCATCACCAGTGCTTTCTGTCACAATGGAATCACAGCAGTCAGGATCATTGGCTGCAGCTGGTAGGGCTTCTGATGAGGATGACTCTTCCTCTGTTGATGAAGCTACTTCAAACTTGGAGGGTCTTGATGAAGAAACACAAGATCAGCCTTCTAATTGCGAAAATGTTGCAAATGATGATGCAGCAGAAGTGGTGAAAGAGTAG